One window from the genome of Gimesia aquarii encodes:
- a CDS encoding 3-keto-disaccharide hydrolase, with protein sequence MHLKNSLTITCLCLVGVCTSLAEAGDKVVTPKDGVIKLFNGKNLDGLYVWNRGTAYEDPRKIFTVKDGMLHISGDGYGGLITKKDYRDYHMVIEFKWGEKTWGNRKDRARDSGVLFHCHGPDGGYGNTWMASIEAQIIEGGVGDILVLTGKDPKTGAPIPTSLTSTITKDRDGEKVWKKDGEEITISAGRINWWGRDPDWADKKGFRGKDDVESPFGKWTRMDVICKGGDIEYLVNGVVVNAGSNAKPDHGKLLVQTEMAEMWVRKWDLYPLGKAPKYQK encoded by the coding sequence ATGCATCTTAAGAATTCACTCACAATTACTTGTCTCTGTCTGGTCGGGGTTTGTACTTCACTGGCAGAAGCGGGAGACAAAGTCGTCACTCCCAAAGATGGGGTCATTAAACTATTTAATGGTAAAAATCTGGATGGACTGTATGTCTGGAATCGCGGGACTGCCTATGAAGATCCTCGTAAGATCTTTACTGTGAAAGATGGCATGCTGCACATCTCAGGTGATGGCTATGGCGGACTGATCACCAAAAAAGACTATCGTGATTACCACATGGTCATTGAATTCAAATGGGGAGAGAAGACGTGGGGAAATCGGAAGGACCGCGCTCGTGACTCAGGAGTTCTCTTTCACTGTCATGGTCCTGATGGCGGATATGGCAATACCTGGATGGCTTCCATTGAAGCCCAGATCATCGAAGGGGGTGTAGGCGATATTCTGGTCTTAACGGGAAAAGATCCCAAGACAGGCGCCCCGATTCCGACTTCGTTAACTTCCACGATTACCAAAGACCGGGATGGTGAGAAAGTCTGGAAAAAAGACGGTGAAGAAATCACAATCAGTGCAGGCCGTATCAACTGGTGGGGCCGTGATCCTGACTGGGCAGACAAAAAAGGATTTCGTGGGAAGGATGATGTCGAAAGTCCCTTTGGCAAGTGGACACGTATGGATGTGATTTGTAAGGGGGGCGATATTGAATACCTGGTTAACGGTGTGGTTGTGAATGCCGGCTCGAATGCCAAACCGGATCATGGTAAATTATTGGTCCAGACCGAGATGGCAGAAATGTGGGTCAGGAAATGGGATCTGTATCCCCTGGGGAAAGCACCCAAGTACCAAAAGTAA
- a CDS encoding coproporphyrinogen-III oxidase family protein: protein MDLETTGTTEIGSYFVSNYPPFSLWKQEYTTRIHEVMHQSPDASIPMGLYIHIPFCRKRCKFCYFRVYEKQNAKTIERYVQALQREFEMLSQIEVVQDRTLDFTYFGGGTPSYLSSKQLLSLRDRLSSLLSWETAQEVTFECEPGTLNLEKVKTLKEIGITRISLGVESFNDTLLEANGRAHLSPEVFKAYDWIQEVGFPQVNIDLIAGMMGETDENWTQAVEKASEMDADNITIYQMELPHNTIISKEIKEMGITSPIADWATKRRWMNEAIETLKSKGYHLASGNELVKNPETDRFVYRDNLFRGNDIIATGVSSFGHLQGVHYQNLDRLEDYLETVENGELPINRALEPTEHQRLIREFVLQLKEGHVLTQPFNDKFGVKLTEEFSEALENQQKAGYLTFDDTQVQLTRKGLLQVDSLLTEYFEPEHRMVRYT, encoded by the coding sequence ATGGATCTGGAAACGACAGGCACCACAGAAATTGGTAGTTACTTTGTTTCGAACTACCCGCCTTTTTCTCTTTGGAAGCAGGAATACACCACCAGAATTCATGAAGTCATGCACCAGAGTCCCGATGCCAGCATTCCGATGGGGCTTTATATTCACATTCCTTTTTGCCGCAAACGCTGTAAATTCTGTTATTTCCGCGTCTACGAAAAACAAAATGCAAAAACAATCGAGCGTTACGTACAGGCACTACAACGTGAGTTCGAAATGCTCAGTCAAATCGAAGTCGTCCAGGATCGCACGCTTGATTTCACCTACTTTGGTGGCGGTACCCCTTCCTATTTAAGCTCAAAACAACTGCTTTCGTTGCGGGACCGCCTTTCCAGCCTGCTCTCCTGGGAAACAGCACAGGAAGTCACCTTTGAATGTGAGCCGGGAACACTCAATCTTGAAAAAGTAAAAACGCTGAAAGAGATTGGTATCACTCGTATTTCACTTGGCGTAGAAAGTTTTAATGACACCTTACTGGAAGCCAATGGCCGCGCTCATTTGTCTCCGGAAGTTTTCAAAGCGTACGATTGGATTCAAGAGGTTGGTTTCCCGCAGGTAAATATTGACCTGATTGCAGGAATGATGGGTGAGACAGACGAAAACTGGACTCAAGCCGTCGAAAAAGCATCAGAAATGGATGCAGACAATATCACCATCTACCAGATGGAACTGCCACATAACACAATCATTTCCAAAGAAATCAAAGAGATGGGCATCACTTCGCCCATTGCAGACTGGGCTACCAAACGTCGCTGGATGAATGAAGCCATCGAGACCTTAAAGTCGAAAGGCTATCACCTGGCGAGTGGAAATGAACTCGTGAAAAACCCGGAAACAGATCGCTTTGTGTACCGTGATAATTTATTTCGAGGTAACGATATTATTGCCACAGGAGTTTCTTCATTTGGTCATCTGCAAGGCGTGCATTATCAAAACCTGGATCGTCTGGAAGACTATCTGGAAACTGTCGAGAATGGCGAGCTACCGATCAATCGTGCCTTAGAACCTACTGAGCATCAGCGTTTGATCCGTGAATTTGTACTGCAACTCAAAGAAGGCCATGTTTTGACTCAGCCATTTAATGATAAGTTTGGTGTCAAACTAACAGAAGAGTTTTCCGAGGCGTTAGAAAATCAGCAAAAAGCAGGTTATCTCACTTTTGATGACACTCAGGTACAACTCACTCGTAAAGGGCTACTCCAGGTAGATAGCTTGCTGACCGAATATTTCGAACCAGAACATCGCATGGTAAGATACACATGA
- a CDS encoding beta-alanine-activating enzyme beta-propeller domain-containing protein: MRILTNSRNVTLCFGIMTGLIANILTSIQTNAAEKPVNKTSSVLTESESENTKGNWPSFRNGNLQQGVARTPLPAELELLWQHPSSDGIASTAAIVDDRVYMAGLNGYVECLELKTGKRIWKYRSIDDPNPDEFAPGFKASPLVTEKGVYLGDEDGIFHAIDRLTGKRLWQFKTDAEIISSANITKDGKILFGGYDNFLYCLNGADGSLAWKFETDGYVNCSPAIVDNFTFVTGCDEQLRVIDIKTGKQHSQMPLETYLIASPALVGESLYVGTYASEIISVNWKELKVEWRYQDKTKEFPYHSSAAVTDAYVVAGGRDKQVHCVERKTGKSVWKFGTRGRVDSSPVILGNRVFIGSSDGNLYELNLKTGKSNWKKNLGKDITASPAIGSGHLVIGTESRNGALYCFGKK, from the coding sequence ATGCGCATATTAACCAATTCAAGAAATGTCACTTTATGCTTCGGGATCATGACTGGATTGATTGCCAATATCTTAACTTCAATTCAGACTAATGCTGCAGAGAAACCAGTCAATAAAACGAGTAGCGTCTTAACTGAATCAGAATCTGAGAACACAAAAGGAAACTGGCCTTCCTTCCGAAACGGTAATTTACAACAGGGAGTTGCCAGGACACCCCTGCCTGCAGAATTGGAACTTCTCTGGCAACACCCTTCATCAGATGGAATCGCCTCCACAGCAGCGATTGTGGACGATCGTGTTTATATGGCAGGGTTGAATGGCTATGTGGAATGCCTCGAATTAAAAACCGGAAAACGAATCTGGAAGTACCGCTCGATCGATGACCCGAACCCCGATGAATTTGCTCCCGGATTTAAAGCATCCCCACTTGTCACCGAAAAAGGTGTTTATCTGGGTGATGAGGATGGCATCTTCCACGCCATTGATCGCCTAACGGGAAAAAGGCTCTGGCAATTCAAAACAGATGCGGAAATTATCAGTAGCGCTAATATAACAAAAGACGGAAAAATTCTGTTCGGTGGCTACGACAATTTTCTTTACTGTTTAAATGGGGCAGATGGATCTCTCGCCTGGAAATTTGAAACCGATGGTTACGTCAATTGCTCTCCCGCCATCGTAGACAATTTCACTTTTGTCACCGGGTGTGACGAGCAGTTACGAGTGATCGATATCAAAACGGGAAAACAGCATAGCCAGATGCCACTCGAAACATACTTAATCGCTTCACCTGCTCTGGTTGGGGAGAGCTTATATGTGGGAACTTATGCCAGCGAAATCATCTCAGTCAACTGGAAAGAGTTAAAAGTCGAATGGCGCTATCAGGATAAAACGAAGGAGTTCCCTTACCACTCTTCCGCCGCAGTGACTGACGCGTATGTCGTTGCCGGAGGTCGGGACAAACAGGTCCATTGTGTCGAACGCAAAACAGGAAAATCAGTCTGGAAATTCGGAACGCGAGGTCGCGTCGACAGCTCACCTGTCATTTTAGGGAACCGGGTGTTTATTGGATCGTCTGATGGCAATCTTTATGAGTTGAATCTGAAAACAGGAAAGTCAAACTGGAAAAAAAACTTAGGTAAAGATATCACCGCATCACCGGCAATCGGCTCAGGACATCTCGTCATCGGAACAGAATCCCGAAATGGTGCCTTGTATTGTTTCGGAAAGAAGTGA
- the priA gene encoding replication restart helicase PriA has protein sequence MSKPKQQSLFEEDELPENPMPWERESAQDLYLAQIVLNRPVDRVFHYLVPESMRSVLRAGYRVRVPFGRGNQFVAAYCVGVGPADENQPSIRLKAVEAILDNRPLFNAKMLKLTRWIADRYLCSWGQVLECVVPAGVKNQAGTRLVTVFELVTAVPRAENEVAEVISKLPAKQHAVFNVLKSANKPLTLDELTQAANCGSGPVQSLKKKSLIRSLQKRVSQFSNGDEAAYAGIKKEDDLQLNVDQRRALDQLLSAIRGKEGSTFVLHGVTGSGKTEVYIQAIREVVSYGQQAIVLVPEISLTPQAIQRFRSRFDSVAVLHSHLSDSDRHYHWQNIAAGKVQVIVGARSAVFAPAPHLGLIIIDEEHETSFKQETAPRYHAREVARKRSQLEGVPLILGSATPTLNSWLRVIEKKDTLISMPNRVNNLAMPGVNIIDVRNDARIRRNESIGRVLTTGMQHALEAGGQVILFLNLRGYSPALWCKGCGNSVNCPHCEISLTWHRDKNLAVCHSCEFSSQPPKQCPRCGAPGLRFVGAGTQRLEEEVRAKFPGYSCKRMDSDTMRGAGSHAKVLNAFAAGDVDILLGTQMIAKGLDFPNVTLVGVVDADTMLHQPDLFASERTFQLIAQVAGRTGRGMQGGRVFVQTASPAEPAIVKAAEHDFLGFSQLELGHRKEMNAPPYSHFARVILRGPQEERVQDFARQLAQILSDAASEKQLDVQILGPAPAPIIRLKKYFRYHFQLAAANVEAILQLWNEITDKLPREKAIEYIIDVDPVNMR, from the coding sequence ATGAGTAAACCAAAGCAACAAAGTCTATTCGAAGAAGACGAACTTCCGGAAAATCCCATGCCCTGGGAACGGGAATCTGCGCAGGATCTCTATCTCGCACAAATTGTATTGAACCGGCCTGTGGACCGTGTTTTTCATTATCTTGTTCCTGAAAGTATGCGATCAGTTCTACGTGCGGGGTATCGAGTACGAGTTCCCTTTGGTCGAGGGAACCAGTTCGTGGCCGCTTATTGTGTTGGTGTGGGGCCTGCAGATGAAAATCAACCCAGTATCCGCTTGAAGGCGGTTGAAGCCATTTTGGACAACCGTCCGTTGTTTAATGCCAAAATGCTGAAGCTTACGCGCTGGATTGCAGATCGCTATCTATGCAGTTGGGGGCAGGTTTTAGAGTGCGTCGTTCCTGCTGGAGTCAAGAATCAGGCAGGAACCCGTTTGGTGACTGTTTTTGAGTTGGTCACGGCTGTACCACGCGCAGAAAATGAGGTTGCCGAAGTAATCAGCAAACTTCCTGCCAAACAACATGCTGTTTTTAATGTTCTGAAATCGGCTAATAAACCTTTGACTCTGGACGAGTTGACTCAGGCGGCAAACTGTGGTTCGGGGCCCGTTCAATCACTCAAAAAGAAGTCACTCATCAGAAGCCTTCAAAAACGTGTCTCTCAATTCAGTAATGGTGATGAAGCGGCATATGCCGGCATTAAAAAAGAAGATGATTTACAACTCAACGTTGACCAACGGCGAGCTCTGGATCAACTTCTCTCAGCAATCAGAGGGAAAGAAGGTAGCACTTTCGTATTGCATGGTGTGACAGGAAGCGGCAAGACGGAAGTGTATATTCAGGCGATTCGTGAGGTGGTCAGCTATGGTCAGCAGGCAATTGTGCTTGTTCCTGAAATTAGTCTTACACCTCAGGCGATTCAACGTTTTCGTTCCCGCTTTGATTCGGTTGCCGTTCTGCACAGTCATTTGAGTGACAGCGATCGACATTATCACTGGCAGAATATTGCTGCCGGCAAGGTGCAGGTTATTGTGGGAGCACGTAGTGCAGTATTCGCACCGGCTCCTCATCTGGGGCTGATCATCATCGATGAAGAACACGAAACCTCATTCAAGCAGGAAACGGCTCCCCGCTACCATGCTCGAGAAGTGGCCCGGAAACGTTCTCAACTAGAGGGAGTTCCACTGATTCTGGGTTCTGCCACACCGACTCTGAATTCGTGGCTACGTGTCATCGAGAAAAAAGATACTTTGATTTCGATGCCAAATCGAGTCAATAACCTGGCAATGCCGGGAGTAAATATCATTGATGTGCGAAATGATGCACGAATCAGAAGAAATGAGTCGATTGGGCGTGTTCTTACTACCGGGATGCAACATGCACTGGAAGCGGGTGGGCAGGTCATTCTGTTTTTGAATCTCAGAGGCTATTCACCAGCACTGTGGTGTAAGGGCTGTGGGAACTCGGTCAATTGTCCTCATTGTGAGATCTCTTTAACCTGGCATCGCGACAAAAATTTAGCGGTTTGTCATAGCTGTGAATTTTCCAGCCAACCTCCTAAACAATGTCCCCGTTGTGGAGCGCCGGGCCTGCGTTTCGTGGGAGCGGGAACACAAAGGCTGGAAGAAGAGGTCAGAGCAAAGTTCCCCGGTTATTCTTGCAAAAGAATGGACAGTGACACGATGCGCGGCGCAGGGAGCCATGCTAAAGTCCTGAATGCATTTGCTGCTGGAGACGTTGATATCCTACTGGGAACGCAAATGATCGCAAAAGGGCTCGACTTTCCGAATGTAACTCTTGTGGGTGTGGTCGATGCAGATACGATGCTGCATCAGCCCGATTTATTTGCCTCGGAAAGAACATTTCAATTGATTGCACAGGTCGCAGGTCGTACTGGCCGAGGCATGCAGGGAGGACGTGTTTTTGTACAAACGGCTTCACCTGCTGAACCAGCAATTGTAAAAGCGGCAGAACATGATTTTCTCGGTTTTTCTCAACTGGAGTTGGGACACCGCAAAGAGATGAACGCGCCACCGTATTCTCATTTTGCACGTGTTATTTTACGTGGACCACAAGAAGAACGTGTGCAGGATTTTGCACGTCAGCTGGCACAAATCTTAAGTGATGCCGCCTCTGAAAAACAATTGGATGTGCAAATTCTAGGACCGGCTCCGGCTCCGATTATTCGACTCAAGAAGTATTTTCGCTATCATTTTCAGTTGGCCGCAGCGAATGTGGAAGCAATTCTTCAGCTCTGGAACGAAATCACGGATAAACTACCACGAGAAAAAGCGATTGAATATATTATCGATGTTGATCCGGTTAACATGCGATAA
- a CDS encoding NAD(P)/FAD-dependent oxidoreductase, translating to MIDQKRKDQPDLDAEYDVIVIGAGPAGSAVGALLAEQGRKTLVVDRAVFPRFHVGESLIPETYWQLKRLGLIDQLKQSAFPKKFSVQFVTEEGTETMPFYFNKYKDHESSQTWQVVRAEFDQMLVDNARNQGAIVHTGAQVLDLICEGEQVVGVKLKLNSEETRDIRCKLVVDSSGQTGFIANRLKLKVADPVLKKGTVWAHFKNAHRDEGIDEGATLILQTEGKRSWFWYIPLPDNTVSIGCTGDMAYMFSKERGTSEEIFNQEVERCVGIKKRLADAHPVTEFMTTKDFSYHSTQPAGPGWMLAGDALGFIDPVYSSGVFLALKSGELVADTINDAFDSQDFSVKRLSEWYPDYRNGVENFRKLVYAFYAPGFSFGTFLRQYPQFKMNLVDILIGDVFKPEVSEMFTVMQEEIPELAMSYDPHVALKE from the coding sequence ATGATTGATCAAAAACGTAAAGATCAGCCTGACCTTGATGCAGAATATGATGTCATCGTCATTGGCGCCGGTCCTGCCGGCTCCGCTGTCGGTGCACTTTTAGCAGAGCAGGGACGAAAAACTTTAGTCGTTGACCGAGCCGTTTTCCCCCGATTCCATGTTGGTGAATCTCTGATTCCGGAAACCTATTGGCAACTAAAACGGCTGGGATTGATCGATCAACTGAAACAATCGGCTTTCCCAAAAAAATTCAGTGTGCAATTTGTGACGGAAGAAGGCACAGAAACGATGCCCTTCTACTTCAACAAATACAAAGACCATGAAAGTTCGCAAACCTGGCAAGTCGTACGTGCTGAGTTCGATCAAATGCTGGTTGACAACGCGCGAAATCAAGGAGCCATCGTTCATACAGGGGCACAAGTTCTAGACCTCATATGTGAGGGAGAACAAGTCGTAGGTGTCAAACTGAAATTGAACTCTGAAGAAACACGCGACATTCGCTGCAAACTGGTCGTTGACTCCAGTGGACAGACTGGATTCATTGCCAATCGTTTGAAGCTGAAAGTAGCAGATCCAGTTTTGAAAAAGGGAACAGTCTGGGCTCATTTCAAAAATGCACATCGCGATGAAGGCATCGATGAAGGAGCCACTCTCATTCTACAAACTGAAGGAAAACGTTCCTGGTTCTGGTATATTCCACTTCCTGATAACACTGTCAGTATTGGTTGTACAGGCGACATGGCATACATGTTTTCCAAAGAACGAGGCACTAGCGAAGAAATCTTTAATCAGGAAGTAGAACGTTGTGTCGGTATTAAAAAACGTTTGGCAGATGCGCATCCTGTTACGGAATTCATGACGACGAAAGATTTCTCTTATCATTCAACTCAGCCAGCAGGTCCTGGTTGGATGCTCGCCGGCGATGCATTAGGGTTTATCGACCCCGTTTATTCCAGCGGCGTTTTTCTGGCTTTGAAGTCGGGAGAACTAGTCGCTGATACCATCAACGATGCTTTTGACTCTCAAGACTTCTCAGTAAAACGTCTGAGTGAATGGTATCCTGACTATCGAAACGGTGTCGAAAATTTCCGTAAACTGGTTTATGCGTTCTATGCTCCCGGCTTCAGCTTCGGAACATTTCTTCGCCAATATCCCCAATTCAAAATGAATCTGGTCGATATTCTGATCGGTGATGTTTTCAAGCCCGAAGTCTCTGAAATGTTCACAGTCATGCAGGAAGAAATCCCCGAACTCGCAATGTCCTATGATCCACACGTCGCTCTCAAAGAATGA
- a CDS encoding iron-containing alcohol dehydrogenase — protein sequence MDSKSPTKIHTQQAEGNQLSAFDYAPRTRILFGGGSLNQLGELSSELGAQRVLLVTDKGLAEAGHEARAVASLENANLQITIFDDVHANPTTEDVERGLKVARNHQIDLIVGLGGGSSMDCAKGINFLLTNGGKMEDYWGVGKATKPMLPLIAVPTTAGTGSEAQSFAVIAHPETHMKMACGDKKAACRIAILDPELTLTMPRSVTCATGIDALSHALETFVTKPRNEISQLFSRRAWSLLANSFPQVLDTPDDLTARGNMQLGAHFAGAAIENSMLGATHALANPLSAHFDLIHGVAIGIMLPHVIRFNAELMGEQYSLLAADIGLCEPQDPTGAGLLAEHIQALIAKAGAPTSLSECEVDHNLFDQLAEEASRQWTGNFNPRPVDQSSLRELYECAY from the coding sequence ATGGATTCGAAATCTCCTACCAAAATACACACACAACAGGCAGAGGGGAATCAACTTTCTGCCTTTGATTATGCCCCCCGAACACGGATTCTCTTTGGTGGTGGATCGTTAAACCAATTAGGAGAACTCTCATCTGAATTGGGGGCTCAACGAGTTCTACTCGTCACTGATAAAGGGCTTGCTGAAGCGGGGCATGAAGCGCGTGCTGTTGCCTCTCTGGAGAACGCGAATCTGCAAATTACAATCTTCGATGATGTGCATGCCAATCCGACTACAGAAGATGTGGAACGAGGATTAAAGGTAGCCCGCAACCACCAGATCGACCTGATTGTTGGCCTGGGTGGTGGTAGCAGTATGGATTGTGCCAAAGGAATTAATTTCCTGCTGACCAACGGTGGGAAAATGGAAGATTACTGGGGAGTTGGAAAAGCCACCAAACCAATGCTTCCACTGATCGCCGTCCCAACAACTGCCGGTACGGGCAGCGAAGCACAATCGTTTGCTGTCATCGCCCACCCAGAAACGCATATGAAGATGGCGTGTGGAGACAAGAAAGCGGCCTGCAGAATCGCAATTCTCGACCCTGAACTCACCCTGACCATGCCCCGTTCTGTCACGTGTGCTACAGGAATCGACGCATTGAGTCATGCGTTAGAAACATTCGTCACGAAACCACGTAATGAAATATCCCAACTATTCAGCCGCCGCGCCTGGTCACTTTTGGCAAATAGTTTTCCTCAAGTTCTCGATACTCCTGATGATCTGACGGCACGGGGGAATATGCAATTGGGAGCACACTTCGCCGGCGCTGCCATTGAGAACTCCATGCTTGGTGCCACGCATGCACTGGCTAATCCGCTATCGGCACATTTTGATTTAATTCATGGTGTTGCAATAGGCATCATGTTACCACATGTGATTCGTTTTAACGCAGAATTGATGGGGGAACAGTACTCGCTGCTCGCAGCAGACATTGGCCTTTGTGAACCGCAGGATCCTACCGGCGCAGGGTTATTGGCCGAGCATATTCAAGCATTAATCGCGAAAGCGGGAGCACCGACTTCACTCTCAGAATGCGAAGTCGATCATAATTTGTTTGACCAGCTTGCTGAAGAAGCATCCAGACAGTGGACCGGTAATTTTAACCCGCGACCTGTTGATCAGTCCTCTTTAAGGGAATTGTACGAATGCGCATATTAA
- the nadD gene encoding nicotinate-nucleotide adenylyltransferase: MRIGIFGGTFDPVHIAHLLLAEQCREQCDLDEIWFVPAGSPPHKESTGISTGKQRREMLDFAIAGHANFVVKDLELHREGPSYTIETLRQLKTTHPDEEFFLIVGADSVRDLHTWREPESILELATLIGVNRPNVSLPDLSELTQKFGDIVQSKILWATMPGFEISSTDIRNRIQQNKSVRYMTPRAVEVYIHNNRLYLD, encoded by the coding sequence ATGCGAATAGGAATTTTTGGTGGTACTTTCGATCCTGTACACATTGCCCACCTCTTGCTTGCCGAACAATGCAGAGAACAATGTGACCTGGATGAAATCTGGTTTGTTCCAGCGGGAAGCCCGCCTCACAAAGAGAGCACAGGAATATCCACCGGAAAACAAAGACGGGAAATGCTCGATTTCGCGATCGCAGGACATGCGAATTTCGTTGTCAAAGACCTGGAGCTTCATCGAGAAGGCCCCAGTTACACCATTGAAACGCTACGCCAACTGAAAACCACTCACCCGGATGAGGAATTCTTTTTGATCGTAGGCGCTGACTCTGTTCGAGATCTACATACATGGCGTGAACCTGAGTCGATTCTGGAATTAGCAACTCTGATTGGGGTCAATCGCCCCAACGTTAGTCTACCAGATTTGTCTGAACTCACTCAAAAATTTGGCGACATTGTGCAGTCAAAAATACTCTGGGCGACAATGCCGGGATTCGAAATTTCCTCGACTGACATCAGGAATCGCATTCAGCAAAACAAAAGTGTCCGATATATGACCCCCCGTGCGGTGGAAGTTTATATCCACAATAACAGGCTGTATTTAGACTAA